The window TCAGGGCGACGATCGCTGGCTCGAAATCGTCAAATGGACGCACTTCGCGATGCTGAACGCCGAAGAGCTCGGCGTGACCTCCAGGAACATCGATCAAGCGCTGCAATCAGCGAAGCCGGACGTGAAGCGGCTGGTCGGAACCGAAGGCAGCTATGGCGAAGAGATCGGCCTCACCCGGGATTGGGCCACCCGTATCATCCGCCTGGTCGGCAATTATGGCGAGGTCTACGATCGCAATGTCGGCGTCGGCACCAAGCTCGCCATCCCACGCGGATTGAACCAGCTGTGGAATTCCGGGGGAATTCAGTATGCCCCACCGATCCGCTGACGGTCCGGCAACAACCTAATGACGGGTTGGCGCAGTTTGCTGTGAGGTTATTCGCCGCAGCCGCCCGGTCAGCGCATCGATGGAAAACGGCTTTGCCAGAATTTCCGTCCCGGGTTCAAGGAAGCCGTCGCGCATGGCGGCATCTTCCGCATAGCCGGTGATGAACAACACCCGCAGATTCTTGCGTTGCAGGCGGGCAAAATCGGCGATCTGACGGCCATTCAGGCCGGGCAATCCGACATCGGTCACCAGAAGATCGATACGCCGGCCAGATTCGAGCACTGGAATGGCCCCTTTGTCGTCCGTGGCTTCGATCGTGGCATAGCCGAGGTCCTGCAAAGCTTCGATGAGCATCAGCCGCACCGCGCTGTCGTCTTCAATCACCAGCACTGTCTCCTCGGATGGCGATTGCGCGTCGTTTCCATCGCCTGAGGCCACCTTCGCCGGACCAAGATAGCGCGGGAGATACAGCGAAACGATTGTTCCCTCGCCCTCCAGGCTGTCGAGATGAATATGGCCGCGGGCCTGCTTGGCGTAGCCATAAACCATCGACAAACCGAGACCGGTGCCCTGCCCCATCGGCTTGGTGGTGAAAAACGGATCGAACGCACGTTTCTGGACGTCGGACGGCATGCCGACGCCGTTATCCCTGACGCGCATCACGATATAATCTCCAGGCGCGATCTCGCGCTGCGGATCGCCGGCGGCCACCGTCACGTTGTCGGCTTCAATGGTGAGCAGGCCGCCATCCGGCATCGCATCGCGCGCATCGATCGCAAGATTGATCAACGCGGTTTCGATCTGGTTGGCGTCGCCTTCCGCAATCCACAGATTGTCCGGCGTCGCGATGCGCACATCCACCTGCTCACTCAGCGTGCGCCGAAGCAAATCCTCCAGCGATACGATGAGGTGCTTGAGATCAAGCGGCTTGAGATCGAGCGCCTGACGCCGGGAGAATGCCAGCAACCGGTTGGTCAACCCTGCGGCCCGATTGGCGGACGTGACGGCGGCATCGATAAAGCGATCGACATCATTGGTGCGGCCCGAGGCGAGCCGCCGCTTGACGAGATCGAGGCCACCGATGATGCCAGTCAGCAGATTGTTGAAATCGTGCGCGATGCCCCCCGTCAACTGACCGACGGCCTCCATCTTCTGCGACTGCCGCAATTGCTCTTCCGCGGTCTGCAAGGCCTCCTGGGCCTTCTTTTCAGCGGTTACGTCGCGGCCCACCGCGTAGACCTGGCCATCGTCACGTGCCGCGGTCCAGGAGATCCAGCGATAAGACCCGTCCTTGTGACGAAAGCGATTTTCAAAGCGCGGCATCACGCCATCCGTGGCCAGATACGCGACCTGCGCCCGGGTGCGTTCGATATCGTCGGGATGTTCCAGCCACTCCGACGTCTTGCCCAGCAAGTCCTCCTCCGACCAGCCCAGCACGCTCGTCCAGGCCGGGTTGACGCTGAGGCACACGCCGCGCTTGTCCGTCACCAGCAGCATGTCCTCCGAGACGCTCCAGAGGCGATCGAGTTCGCGCGTGCTCTGCTCGACTTTCTGTTCCAGTGTCGTGTTGAGGCGCGCAAGCTCTGCCGCGGCAATCTCGCGCTCGGTGATATCGATATGCGCGCCGACCAGCCTGACGGCGCGGCCGTTCGCATCGCGCTCGATCTCGGCACTCACGGAAATCCAGCGGGTTTCTCCGTCACTGGGGCGGATAATGCGATATTGCGCATTATAGTCGCGTCCGCTCCCGGCAATCGCATCACGAAACTGCTTTTCGGTGAACACGCGATCGTCTGGATGGATACGCGCGACCCAAGCCTCGTGACTCTCATGCGCCGCTTCCGGCGGCAAGCCGTGAATCGTCAAATACTCGGGCGACCTGCGATTCTGGAAGCCGTTCTCGAAAAACACCTCGACGCCACCGACCTTGCCGATGCGCTGGACCCGCGCGAGCTCCGCCTCGCGTGCCCGCAACTGCCGCGCGGCAAGAACCTGCTTTGTGGTGTCCGACACGATCGCCAGAACGCCGGCCGGCAAGCCCTCCTCGTCGCGGATCGGGCTGTAGTCGAGATTGAGCCAGACGTCTTCCGGTCTACCGTTGCGGTTGAGCACGAGATGCTGATCGCGAAACGAGACCGCACGACCGGCAAGTCCGGCATCCATCACTCGCCGATTGAAATCGGCAACTTCGGGCCAGGTCTCGAAGATGGATTTGCCCAGCATCGCGGGATGCCGGTTGCCGGCGATGCCGACATAGGCATCGTTGTAGACCGTGATGCCATCGGCGCCCCACAGCAGGCACATCGGAACCGGTGACTGCATCATCATGTCGATGGCGGTCTTCAGGCTCTGTGGCCAGCGCAAGATCGGGCCCAATTGCGTCCGCGACCAGGGATGGTTGCGGATGAGAGCGCCCAGCCGGCCACCGCCGACAGGGAACAGGTCTTCGCTGAATCGCAGGGCAGGCTCTGCCGGGACCATTCGATGCTCACGGTAGCAGGCCAGGCGCGGGGATGCCCCTCATGCTACTTTAGTATGAAACTTGCCGGCCTTGGTCGTGCCCCGTCCGTCGTCAGCTTTTCCCGGTGCGGCACGCCTCGATTGCCGACAGAAAGCAGCTTATTTTCAATAGGTTATGCGAATTCAAAGAGATGAACCCGCGTCAGTATTTTCTCAGCCGCGCTAGTTGATCAGCATGAAAGTTTGAATCGCCAAAAAGTTCCTGACAAACACGTGCCCGCTTCATAAAAAATCCAATGTCGAACTGATCCGTCATCCCCATGCCGCCATGCATCTGCACCGCCTCCTGCACGGCAAGGGTCCCAGTGGTGCCAGCCTTGGCTTTGGCAACCGCAACCGCGGGGCCGGCCGCCTCGAAATTCTCGTCCAGCAGTTGCAGCGCCTTCAGCACCGTGGCCCGGGTCAGTTCGATTTCGCAATAAAGGTGGGCGGCGCGGTGCTGCAGGGCCTGAAACTCGCCGATCAACTTTCCGAACTGCTTGCGCTCCTTCAGATAGGTGACTGTGCGGCCGAAAACCTCTTCGGAGGCGCCCAGCAGCTCGGACGCGACCACACCGCGGCCGACATTGAGGATGCCTTCCAGCAGCACCCCGCCCTGGTCCACTTCCCCGAGCACGCCGTCCGCGGTCACGTCCACATCATCGAACACGATCCGCGCTGCATTGTGCGCGTCGACCATGGCGGTGCGTTCGACCGCGATGCCTTTGCTCTTCGGATTCACCAAAAACAGCGTCAGGCCGCCGGCCTCGCCCGGCGATCCCGAGGTGCGCGCCGCCACGATCAGAAGATCAGCCACATGACCATCGATCACGAAGCCCTTCGCACCGCTCAGCTTGAAGCCGTTGCCGGATCGTGTGGCCTGCATCGCCGTCTGCAGCGGCCGGTGCTTTGCCCCCTCGTCCACGGCCAGGGCGGCGATCAAGCCGCCCTTGGCGATTCCAGTGAGATACTCGGACTTCTGCGCCGCCGTTCCGCCGCGCGACAGCGCCAACGTCGCAAGCACGGCGGTGGACAGAAACGGCGAGGGCATCAAGGTGCGGCCGATCTCCTCCATGATAATGCCCGCTTCGACACACCCGAG is drawn from Bradyrhizobium prioriisuperbiae and contains these coding sequences:
- a CDS encoding acyl-CoA dehydrogenase family protein encodes the protein MALVLNEEQSMLRDSARGLIGTKAPVSHLRQLRDSKDPTGFSRELWGTFAEMGFSGLLVPEEFGGTGLGCVEAGIIMEEIGRTLMPSPFLSTAVLATLALSRGGTAAQKSEYLTGIAKGGLIAALAVDEGAKHRPLQTAMQATRSGNGFKLSGAKGFVIDGHVADLLIVAARTSGSPGEAGGLTLFLVNPKSKGIAVERTAMVDAHNAARIVFDDVDVTADGVLGEVDQGGVLLEGILNVGRGVVASELLGASEEVFGRTVTYLKERKQFGKLIGEFQALQHRAAHLYCEIELTRATVLKALQLLDENFEAAGPAVAVAKAKAGTTGTLAVQEAVQMHGGMGMTDQFDIGFFMKRARVCQELFGDSNFHADQLARLRKY
- a CDS encoding PAS domain S-box protein — encoded protein: MVPAEPALRFSEDLFPVGGGRLGALIRNHPWSRTQLGPILRWPQSLKTAIDMMMQSPVPMCLLWGADGITVYNDAYVGIAGNRHPAMLGKSIFETWPEVADFNRRVMDAGLAGRAVSFRDQHLVLNRNGRPEDVWLNLDYSPIRDEEGLPAGVLAIVSDTTKQVLAARQLRAREAELARVQRIGKVGGVEVFFENGFQNRRSPEYLTIHGLPPEAAHESHEAWVARIHPDDRVFTEKQFRDAIAGSGRDYNAQYRIIRPSDGETRWISVSAEIERDANGRAVRLVGAHIDITEREIAAAELARLNTTLEQKVEQSTRELDRLWSVSEDMLLVTDKRGVCLSVNPAWTSVLGWSEEDLLGKTSEWLEHPDDIERTRAQVAYLATDGVMPRFENRFRHKDGSYRWISWTAARDDGQVYAVGRDVTAEKKAQEALQTAEEQLRQSQKMEAVGQLTGGIAHDFNNLLTGIIGGLDLVKRRLASGRTNDVDRFIDAAVTSANRAAGLTNRLLAFSRRQALDLKPLDLKHLIVSLEDLLRRTLSEQVDVRIATPDNLWIAEGDANQIETALINLAIDARDAMPDGGLLTIEADNVTVAAGDPQREIAPGDYIVMRVRDNGVGMPSDVQKRAFDPFFTTKPMGQGTGLGLSMVYGYAKQARGHIHLDSLEGEGTIVSLYLPRYLGPAKVASGDGNDAQSPSEETVLVIEDDSAVRLMLIEALQDLGYATIEATDDKGAIPVLESGRRIDLLVTDVGLPGLNGRQIADFARLQRKNLRVLFITGYAEDAAMRDGFLEPGTEILAKPFSIDALTGRLRRITSQQTAPTRH